A genomic window from Spiroplasma helicoides includes:
- a CDS encoding lipoprotein yields MKKILSILSAFSLITAASSSVVSCDSSNKEEDQKVYDLLDMDFSSLKLTAGDSWFTVESSIKSIIYDNTSLLLQYGKDWKIDNYKTLVNEYDDIKANIGFQVEIINPNINVKGNSQLLKASYHKFDSQAKRYDFDCGFDLNHYRDQAIYAIQKDDKSLSRSTFYFTFKNDLNVEIDKQSFYEGVVVKNSEIKVSLKKAPQYMEGEIKQTFYTKALNLSTDNLWFPHKTPESHIFYTQNDLKNYVSDFVYRYYSGAVKIDVDYQLIFNYKPNEKYPTFVKLNNVTVKAIEGSKFLVGEYTIDYKNDYFRLS; encoded by the coding sequence ATGAAAAAGATTTTATCAATACTATCAGCATTTTCATTAATTACAGCTGCTTCATCTAGTGTTGTGAGTTGTGATTCTAGCAATAAAGAAGAAGATCAAAAAGTATATGATTTACTAGATATGGATTTTAGTTCTTTAAAATTAACAGCTGGAGATAGTTGATTTACAGTAGAAAGCTCAATTAAATCAATTATTTATGACAACACTTCATTATTACTGCAATATGGAAAAGACTGAAAAATAGATAATTACAAAACTTTAGTCAATGAATATGATGATATTAAAGCAAATATAGGTTTTCAAGTTGAAATTATCAATCCCAATATTAATGTAAAAGGAAATAGTCAATTGTTAAAAGCAAGTTATCATAAATTTGATAGCCAAGCTAAAAGATATGATTTTGATTGTGGATTTGATTTAAATCATTATCGAGATCAAGCAATTTATGCTATACAAAAAGATGATAAATCACTTTCAAGATCAACATTTTATTTTACTTTTAAAAATGATCTTAATGTTGAAATTGATAAACAAAGTTTTTATGAAGGTGTTGTTGTTAAAAATAGTGAAATTAAAGTTAGTTTAAAAAAAGCACCACAATATATGGAAGGGGAAATAAAACAAACCTTTTATACAAAAGCGTTGAATTTATCTACAGATAATTTATGATTTCCACATAAAACTCCTGAATCTCATATTTTTTATACACAAAATGACCTTAAAAATTATGTTTCAGATTTTGTATATAGATATTATAGTGGTGCTGTAAAAATAGATGTAGATTATCAATTAATATTTAATTATAAGCCTAATGAAAAATACCCAACTTTTGTTAAATTAAATAATGTAACTGTTAAAGCGATTGAAGGTTCAAAATTTCTTGTTGGAGAATATACAATCGATTATAAAAATGATTATTTTAGGTTAAGTTAG
- a CDS encoding lipoprotein — protein MKKILSLLSAFSLTAAISSSVVSCDYSNKEEQEVDLFDIDFSSLNLTAGNKWDYIKNSINTIIKYNTNKNHIEFQEDWDITNFSSLVDNKDIIRGNIEFQIKIINENISIKGYSKILKTKLFKINTQKKQIDYWCSLSLSEYKEKILSDLRERNSLLWNIDNENLLNSDIEIGIDNNSISNKGVIKNTNFTVRFKKNPLYLEGEINTTFSTKVIDLSDEKGPFFSFKSKHFKDLNSRQLITNFVKQELFFYRYVIQIDIDYEILFNCVPNEDDPNINDLKSITIKAKSDSKFLIGEYTVDYFVDMFELANGANKNNSI, from the coding sequence ATGAAAAAGATTTTATCATTATTATCAGCATTTTCATTAACCGCAGCTATATCATCTAGTGTTGTTAGTTGTGATTATAGCAATAAAGAAGAACAAGAAGTTGATTTATTTGACATTGATTTTAGTTCACTAAACTTAACTGCTGGAAACAAATGAGATTATATAAAAAATAGCATAAACACTATAATTAAATATAATACAAATAAAAACCACATTGAATTTCAAGAAGATTGAGATATTACAAATTTTTCATCATTAGTTGATAACAAAGATATTATTAGAGGAAATATTGAATTTCAAATTAAAATTATTAACGAAAACATTAGCATTAAAGGGTATAGCAAAATTCTTAAAACTAAATTGTTTAAAATAAATACACAAAAAAAGCAAATAGATTATTGATGTTCACTTTCTTTGTCTGAATATAAAGAAAAAATTCTAAGTGATTTAAGAGAAAGAAATTCACTGCTTTGAAATATCGATAATGAAAATCTTTTAAATAGTGATATAGAAATAGGGATTGATAATAATAGCATTTCAAATAAAGGAGTAATAAAAAATACTAACTTTACAGTTAGATTTAAAAAAAATCCTCTTTATCTTGAAGGAGAAATTAATACAACTTTTAGTACAAAAGTTATTGATTTATCAGATGAAAAAGGACCTTTTTTTTCATTTAAATCTAAGCATTTTAAAGATTTAAATAGTAGGCAATTAATAACTAATTTTGTAAAACAAGAATTATTTTTTTATAGATATGTTATACAGATTGATATTGATTATGAAATTTTATTTAATTGTGTACCTAACGAAGATGACCCAAATATAAATGATCTTAAAAGTATAACCATTAAAGCAAAATCTGATTCAAAATTTTTAATAGGAGAATATACAGTAGATTATTTTGTTGATATGTTTGAATTAGCTAATGGTGCAAATAAAAATAACTCAATTTAG
- a CDS encoding adenine phosphoribosyltransferase: MDLKKYIMDVKDFPVQGVMFKDITPLLNNFEAFKYAVDQMVEYVKQKGATVVVAPEARGFLFASAIAYAAQIRFVLVRKPGKLPRAVHDREYSLEYGTGHLQIHKDDLSPEDKVVIVDDVLATGGTMKAIVDLVQADKAQVGGIVFLADLSFLHEPDLFKEFDTKSLVTY, encoded by the coding sequence ATGGATTTAAAAAAATACATAATGGATGTTAAAGACTTTCCTGTACAAGGAGTTATGTTTAAAGATATAACACCATTATTAAATAACTTTGAAGCATTTAAATATGCAGTGGATCAAATGGTAGAATATGTTAAGCAAAAAGGGGCAACAGTAGTTGTTGCACCTGAAGCAAGAGGTTTTCTATTTGCTTCTGCTATTGCATATGCTGCACAAATTAGATTTGTTTTAGTAAGAAAACCAGGAAAATTACCAAGAGCAGTTCACGATCGTGAATACTCACTTGAATACGGAACTGGACATCTGCAAATTCATAAAGACGATTTAAGTCCTGAAGATAAAGTTGTTATTGTTGATGATGTTTTAGCAACTGGTGGAACAATGAAAGCAATTGTTGATCTTGTTCAAGCTGATAAAGCACAAGTTGGTGGTATTGTTTTTCTAGCAGATTTATCATTCTTGCATGAACCAGATTTATTTAAAGAATTTGATACTAAAAGCTTAGTGACTTACTAA
- the nrdG gene encoding anaerobic ribonucleoside-triphosphate reductase activating protein, giving the protein MKILKIFKETISDGPGIRYSIYVAGCLHACPGCHNLLSWSFKVGKEFDKEYEDQIINDLKSNPLLNGVTFSGGDPMFSAKEILALIKRIKQETNLNIWLYTGFTIEELIDQKNDNEDTLARFEILKEIDTLVDGRFIKDLYDPEILYRGSSNQRLIDTKEYLKQNNIK; this is encoded by the coding sequence ATGAAAATACTTAAAATATTTAAAGAAACTATTAGTGATGGACCTGGAATAAGATATTCAATTTATGTAGCTGGATGCTTACATGCTTGTCCAGGATGTCATAATTTATTAAGTTGAAGTTTTAAAGTTGGAAAAGAATTTGATAAAGAGTATGAAGATCAAATTATTAATGATTTAAAATCTAATCCATTATTAAATGGAGTTACATTTAGTGGGGGAGATCCAATGTTTAGTGCAAAAGAAATTTTAGCATTAATCAAAAGAATCAAACAAGAAACTAATTTAAACATTTGACTATACACAGGTTTTACTATCGAAGAATTAATAGATCAAAAAAATGATAATGAAGATACATTAGCTCGATTTGAAATTTTAAAAGAAATTGACACATTAGTTGATGGAAGATTTATTAAAGATTTATATGATCCTGAAATTTTATATCGAGGTAGTAGCAATCAAAGATTAATAGATACAAAAGAGTATTTAAAGCAAAATAATATAAAATAA
- a CDS encoding lipoprotein yields the protein MKKLLAILGSTTITASSVVGSTYIFNNTNFFKKGVGDNYKQNLDWNELESKINDISKSLENESFYNNFNFGTKIKNNAEFTSAASVFQNKTKSLINDLKNGNIKLENLIEDLKTKVNKSDLPNFNDYYNNDSINDYYNKDKNKNFLENKTSNFITANSFDKNYKLVKTLKGLKAATTTITAVAAVAAAGYWSISWLGFAPNAIAATAVAVASGIATGIIDGLLVEYDTKENIFKKELNLGKYLKAGYDLYKYSSIAVGVLLGTLSATAWSVPSIIPSFAVFSAFMALKDYLEY from the coding sequence ATGAAAAAGTTATTAGCAATCCTTGGTTCAACTACTATTACTGCATCTTCTGTAGTTGGTTCGACATATATATTTAATAACACAAATTTTTTTAAAAAGGGTGTTGGAGATAATTATAAACAAAATTTAGATTGAAATGAATTAGAAAGCAAAATTAATGATATAAGTAAAAGTTTGGAAAATGAGAGTTTTTATAACAATTTTAACTTTGGCACTAAGATTAAAAATAATGCAGAATTTACATCAGCAGCATCTGTTTTTCAAAATAAAACAAAAAGTTTGATAAATGATCTAAAGAATGGAAATATAAAATTAGAAAATTTAATAGAAGATCTTAAAACTAAGGTAAACAAATCAGACCTACCAAATTTTAATGATTATTACAATAACGACTCTATTAATGATTATTACAATAAAGATAAAAACAAGAATTTTTTAGAAAATAAAACTTCTAATTTTATAACAGCAAATTCTTTTGATAAGAACTATAAACTTGTAAAAACACTAAAAGGTTTAAAGGCAGCAACCACAACAATTACTGCAGTTGCTGCAGTTGCTGCAGCAGGATATTGATCAATTTCTTGACTTGGATTTGCTCCTAACGCTATTGCTGCAACAGCCGTTGCAGTAGCTTCTGGAATAGCAACCGGCATAATAGACGGATTATTAGTTGAATACGATACTAAAGAAAATATTTTTAAAAAAGAGCTTAATCTTGGAAAGTATCTTAAAGCAGGATATGATTTATATAAATATAGCTCAATTGCAGTAGGGGTGCTTTTGGGCACTTTATCAGCGACTGCATGATCTGTACCATCAATTATTCCTTCATTTGCAGTATTCTCTGCATTTATGGCTTTAAAAGATTATTTAGAATATTAG
- a CDS encoding anaerobic ribonucleoside triphosphate reductase, whose product MSAKEINYNNIMNEFSQVISTKSNDLKNENANMSGDTASGKMMKFASIGAKDFALENLVNSVYSDLHKKSLIHIHDLDYYPTKSATCVQYNIQEIFENGFKTRNGLIREPQSIGVYAELAAIIFQTCQNEMHGGQAIPAFDYFLAPGVNKSFRKALKRNIEQYFEFIDEKIDGQKLKALLKDEEITFKNLEFELVKRHVNSSKFNQEVFEKIRSMSIRNVERETDQAMEGFIYNLNTQHSRGGNQVVFSSINLGTDTSKAGRQVTRSLLKALRNGLGNGETSIFPIVIFKVKTGVSFDEESYKQAMSISQDKWFEEKTVWKTPNFDLFLDAIRTTSARLFPNFMFLDQPYNQHEKWNANDKNSWYYEPATMGCRTRVFENINGEKTSVGRGNLSFTSLNLPYIALEMLSEEGLLNEEKINYEKAKFSQLKEKFITKIKQYSEDVCDQLYDRYKYQVSAVAKEFPFLMKNNVLSGGANLEQDEFVEEVFKQGTLTVGFVGLAEALKAVLGVHHGESDEAQEFGLQVIQEINNVANDWKAKTHLNYGVIATPAESVAGRMAKITRKTFGTIDEVTSRDYFTNSNHVPVYYNISAIEKVKKEAAYHPITLGGSISYIELDGEAKKNLHAVLSVINAMRVNGTNYGSLNHPVDRCKSCHYTSLIPFKCPMCNNSDISRTRRITGYLVGDLDGWNQGKQSEEAERVKHKVK is encoded by the coding sequence ATGAGTGCAAAAGAAATAAATTATAACAATATTATGAATGAGTTTAGTCAAGTAATTTCAACAAAAAGCAATGATTTAAAAAATGAAAATGCTAATATGAGTGGAGATACTGCAAGTGGTAAAATGATGAAATTTGCTTCAATTGGAGCAAAGGACTTTGCTTTAGAAAATCTTGTAAATTCAGTATATTCAGATCTACATAAAAAATCATTAATTCATATTCATGATTTAGACTATTATCCAACAAAATCAGCTACTTGCGTACAATACAATATTCAAGAGATTTTTGAAAATGGATTTAAAACAAGAAATGGTTTAATTAGAGAACCTCAATCAATTGGTGTTTATGCTGAATTAGCAGCAATTATTTTTCAAACTTGTCAAAATGAAATGCATGGAGGACAAGCAATTCCAGCATTTGATTATTTTTTAGCACCAGGTGTTAATAAAAGTTTTAGAAAAGCTTTAAAAAGAAACATTGAACAATACTTTGAATTTATTGATGAAAAAATAGATGGTCAAAAATTAAAAGCTCTTTTAAAAGATGAAGAAATTACTTTTAAAAACCTTGAATTTGAACTTGTAAAAAGACATGTAAATAGCTCAAAATTTAACCAAGAGGTTTTTGAAAAAATAAGATCAATGAGTATTCGCAATGTTGAAAGAGAAACAGATCAAGCAATGGAAGGTTTTATCTACAATCTAAATACTCAACATTCAAGAGGTGGAAACCAGGTAGTATTTTCATCAATTAACTTAGGAACTGATACTTCAAAAGCAGGAAGACAAGTAACTCGTTCTTTATTAAAAGCATTAAGAAATGGTCTTGGAAATGGAGAAACTTCAATTTTTCCAATAGTTATTTTTAAAGTAAAAACTGGTGTTAGTTTTGATGAAGAAAGTTACAAACAAGCAATGAGTATAAGTCAAGACAAATGATTTGAAGAAAAAACAGTTTGAAAAACACCAAACTTTGATTTATTCTTAGATGCTATTAGAACTACTAGTGCAAGATTATTTCCAAACTTTATGTTTTTAGATCAACCATACAATCAACATGAAAAATGAAATGCCAATGATAAAAATTCTTGATACTATGAACCAGCAACAATGGGATGTAGAACAAGAGTGTTTGAAAATATAAATGGAGAAAAAACAAGTGTTGGGAGAGGAAACTTAAGCTTTACATCATTAAACTTACCTTACATAGCATTAGAAATGTTAAGTGAAGAAGGTTTATTAAATGAAGAAAAAATCAATTATGAAAAAGCTAAGTTTAGTCAATTAAAAGAAAAATTCATTACAAAAATTAAACAATATTCTGAAGATGTATGCGATCAATTATATGATCGTTATAAATATCAAGTTAGTGCTGTTGCAAAAGAGTTTCCATTTTTAATGAAAAACAATGTTTTAAGTGGAGGAGCAAATCTAGAACAAGACGAATTTGTTGAAGAAGTATTTAAACAAGGAACTTTAACAGTTGGTTTTGTTGGATTGGCTGAAGCATTAAAAGCGGTTTTAGGTGTTCATCATGGAGAAAGTGATGAAGCTCAAGAATTTGGATTACAAGTTATTCAAGAAATTAATAATGTTGCTAATGATTGAAAAGCAAAAACTCATTTAAATTATGGTGTTATTGCAACTCCTGCAGAATCTGTTGCAGGAAGAATGGCAAAAATTACTAGAAAAACTTTTGGAACAATTGATGAAGTTACTTCAAGAGATTACTTTACAAATTCAAATCACGTTCCAGTTTACTATAATATTTCAGCAATTGAAAAAGTTAAAAAAGAAGCTGCATATCACCCAATTACACTTGGGGGAAGTATAAGTTATATTGAACTTGATGGAGAAGCTAAAAAAAATCTGCATGCCGTTTTATCTGTAATTAATGCAATGAGAGTAAATGGAACAAATTATGGAAGTTTAAATCATCCAGTTGATAGATGTAAAAGTTGTCACTATACTTCTTTAATTCCTTTCAAATGTCCAATGTGTAACAATAGTGATATTTCAAGAACAAGAAGAATTACAGGTTATTTAGTTGGAGATCTTGATGGGTGAAATCAAGGAAAACAATCCGAAGAAGCAGAAAGAGTTAAACATAAAGTTAAATAG
- a CDS encoding lipoprotein → MKKLLIILSSFSLSAQTSFLIVSCSDWQNKTSLTVNDVMSIFLKGVPTSLSRTSFESIVSSAEGAFMHWNNEIFLKYYDVFDHKGFYCNLEDVSTNKSYIKVKITISEINKIQGQFKVDPNGQVISDAIEYKIYQQDKILVDKEDIYVQGDETVKLFISNSNMFSNLFTEWVNDATKDAYDGFYWENKEKGILCLKFKSFANAEDKAWSDLILWSENLERTTIRVHIKPLDKDFLSVSDKYINTNWAKQFSFQINNYNFYKNVKIEILDKKYNFLGGLSVEQNTGIVSAYAWFSNETLNDFYSPRTDVILSISADGIKKATRVLIRINQIKVFDNKNIDNTNYLKVGEESNIQLDKSIKNLKLSSEKSINKNNIIFKNGVATENSIDYTNEKAVNVEGWIYNSDESNYTFDLTGDYTFDFKNNGKFTKKITLKATFVIESFKFDPKRTVDQNWFDVSSNLDDKLSWKWVNKGYVKTLQINTNKENITLKTNTNFIRYSNSWIRFKTNNEDNLQNDLSYDKPSVISEYTNINFSYDLQQFKDKKNVKFSVQSPNFTIFYISINYRS, encoded by the coding sequence ATGAAAAAACTACTAATAATTTTAAGTTCCTTTTCCTTATCAGCTCAAACCAGTTTTTTAATAGTTTCATGTTCTGATTGACAAAATAAAACTAGTTTAACCGTAAATGATGTAATGTCTATTTTTTTGAAAGGTGTTCCAACCTCATTAAGCAGAACGAGTTTTGAATCTATTGTTTCTTCTGCTGAAGGTGCATTTATGCATTGAAACAATGAAATTTTTTTAAAGTACTATGATGTATTCGACCATAAGGGATTTTATTGTAATCTAGAAGATGTTTCAACAAACAAAAGTTATATTAAAGTAAAAATAACAATTTCAGAAATAAATAAAATTCAAGGACAGTTTAAAGTTGATCCAAATGGACAAGTAATTTCAGACGCTATAGAATACAAAATTTATCAGCAAGACAAAATTTTAGTTGATAAAGAAGACATATATGTTCAAGGAGATGAAACAGTAAAACTTTTTATTTCTAATAGCAATATGTTTAGCAATTTATTTACGGAGTGAGTAAATGATGCAACAAAAGATGCTTATGATGGATTTTATTGAGAAAATAAAGAAAAAGGAATACTGTGTTTGAAGTTTAAAAGTTTTGCTAATGCAGAAGATAAGGCGTGATCTGATTTGATATTATGATCTGAAAATTTAGAAAGAACCACTATTAGAGTGCATATAAAACCATTAGATAAGGATTTTTTAAGTGTTAGTGATAAATACATCAATACAAACTGAGCAAAACAATTTAGCTTTCAAATAAATAATTATAACTTTTATAAAAATGTAAAAATAGAAATATTAGATAAAAAATACAATTTTTTAGGCGGTTTGTCAGTAGAACAAAACACTGGTATAGTATCTGCTTATGCATGATTTTCTAATGAAACACTTAATGATTTTTATTCACCAAGAACAGATGTTATTTTATCAATAAGTGCTGATGGTATAAAAAAAGCAACAAGGGTTTTAATAAGAATAAACCAAATTAAGGTTTTTGATAATAAAAACATAGATAATACAAATTATCTAAAAGTTGGAGAAGAAAGTAACATACAGTTAGATAAATCAATCAAAAATTTAAAACTAAGCTCTGAAAAAAGTATTAATAAAAATAATATAATTTTTAAAAATGGAGTTGCAACCGAAAATTCTATTGACTATACTAATGAAAAAGCAGTTAATGTTGAAGGCTGAATTTATAATTCTGATGAAAGTAATTATACTTTTGACCTAACAGGAGACTATACATTTGATTTCAAAAATAACGGAAAATTTACAAAAAAAATAACTTTAAAAGCAACTTTTGTCATTGAAAGTTTTAAATTTGATCCTAAGCGAACTGTGGATCAAAATTGATTTGATGTAAGTTCAAATCTAGATGATAAGCTGAGTTGAAAGTGAGTAAATAAAGGCTATGTAAAGACATTGCAAATAAATACAAATAAAGAAAATATAACTTTAAAAACCAATACAAACTTTATTAGATATTCAAATAGTTGAATTAGATTTAAAACAAATAATGAAGATAACTTACAAAATGATTTGTCATATGATAAACCGAGTGTGATCTCAGAATATACAAATATAAACTTTAGTTATGATTTACAACAATTCAAGGATAAAAAAAATGTAAAATTTAGCGTTCAATCACCTAATTTTACAATATTTTACATAAGCATCAATTATAGAAGTTAA